A genomic window from Solanum stenotomum isolate F172 chromosome 10, ASM1918654v1, whole genome shotgun sequence includes:
- the LOC125841419 gene encoding serine/arginine-rich splicing factor RSZ22-like isoform X2 — translation MSCMGEGYYSEMSRVYVGNLDPRVTERELEDEFRVFGVIRSVWVARRPPGYAFIDFDDRRDAQDAIRDLDGKNGWRVELSHNSRGERGGGRGGGRGRSGGSDLKCYECGESGHFARECRVRGGPGPGKRRSRSPPRYRRSPSYGRRSYSPRGRSPRRRSVSPRGRSYSRSPYRGRDEVPYSNGNGVRDRIRSRS, via the exons ATGAGTTGCATGGGAGAAG GTTATTATTCCGAGATGTCAAGAGTGTATGTTGGAAATCTTGATCCTAGGGTCACTGAAAGAGAACTAGAAGATGAATTCCGTGTCTTTGGAGTTATAAGAAG TGTTTGGGTTGCAAGACGCCCACCTGGTTATGCTTTTATTGACTTTGATGACCGTAGAGATGCACAAGACGCAATCAGGGATCTGGATG GTAAAAATGGATGGAGAGTGGAGCTCTCACATAATTCTAGAGGAGAAAGGGGTGGGGGCCGTGGAGGAGGTCGTGGTCGTTCTGGAGGCTCTGATTTGAAGTGCTATGAGTGTGGTGAGTCTGGTCATTTTGCTCGTGAATGCAGAGTGCGAGGAGGTCCAGGTCCTGGTAAACGTAGAAGTCGTAGCCCTCCTAGATATCGGAGGAGCCCAAGTTATGGTCGCAG GAGTTATAGTCCTCGTGGACGTTCCCCCAGACGCCGAAGCGTGTCACCTCGTGGCCGTAGTTATAGCCGATCTCCATACCGTGGAAGAGATGAAGTTCCTTATTCCAATGG AAATGGTGTCAGGGACCGAATCAGAAGCAGGAGCTGA
- the LOC125841419 gene encoding serine/arginine-rich splicing factor RSZ22A-like isoform X1, with translation MSTAFKPIPNPVIHISNISPFHSGGLGFFSLAVFTRVSGYYSEMSRVYVGNLDPRVTERELEDEFRVFGVIRSVWVARRPPGYAFIDFDDRRDAQDAIRDLDGKNGWRVELSHNSRGERGGGRGGGRGRSGGSDLKCYECGESGHFARECRVRGGPGPGKRRSRSPPRYRRSPSYGRRSYSPRGRSPRRRSVSPRGRSYSRSPYRGRDEVPYSNGNGVRDRIRSRS, from the exons ATGAGTACAGCTTTCAAGCCCATTCCAAATCCAGTTATTCATATCTCTAACATTTCCCCTTTTCATAGTGGTGGCCTAGGGTTTTTCTCTCTCGCGGTATTCACTAGGGTTTCAG GTTATTATTCCGAGATGTCAAGAGTGTATGTTGGAAATCTTGATCCTAGGGTCACTGAAAGAGAACTAGAAGATGAATTCCGTGTCTTTGGAGTTATAAGAAG TGTTTGGGTTGCAAGACGCCCACCTGGTTATGCTTTTATTGACTTTGATGACCGTAGAGATGCACAAGACGCAATCAGGGATCTGGATG GTAAAAATGGATGGAGAGTGGAGCTCTCACATAATTCTAGAGGAGAAAGGGGTGGGGGCCGTGGAGGAGGTCGTGGTCGTTCTGGAGGCTCTGATTTGAAGTGCTATGAGTGTGGTGAGTCTGGTCATTTTGCTCGTGAATGCAGAGTGCGAGGAGGTCCAGGTCCTGGTAAACGTAGAAGTCGTAGCCCTCCTAGATATCGGAGGAGCCCAAGTTATGGTCGCAG GAGTTATAGTCCTCGTGGACGTTCCCCCAGACGCCGAAGCGTGTCACCTCGTGGCCGTAGTTATAGCCGATCTCCATACCGTGGAAGAGATGAAGTTCCTTATTCCAATGG AAATGGTGTCAGGGACCGAATCAGAAGCAGGAGCTGA
- the LOC125842860 gene encoding uncharacterized protein LOC125842860: MATKTRDIAPIVKGKRSPSTSKTRSLAHTNAINLIASNRKNTYLKSKVSSSPEKTQGKKPTPSTYPNIHHKQTLDYRTSIDKPPSNFDNTQVKKNPTLLNDPNIVHNKPNVARGSLFDNRPSLPSSLDNVQAKKIASSSSSIHNKQNPAQRRLSFDNKPPQSPSLDHNTQGKKIASDTNTHNKQNLARRRLSFDHRPPLSSFHDHSPQSMKLVPKSDHSIHRKQTPTRRRLSIDHKPPLSSPLLKSRTSSTPRERVLKPSIPSSSKNSTSHKPLLNKFPKTPHTSSKNVTGKQLSVGLYAKALTMNNTITKNQDSPFGLTSNIIANIVLHEGKELEQEEDQELVIEDNGELSETVNIDEYLKAAESSSLYVVENQEVIKNMEVAKEEQLLVDETSIIENHKELEEIKNLEPSNHDLEEIEKQENENQEEKEKDQENETPLDDCEQKKDEGKELDLKIDQEESEGRNNKEKEENNNKVSTTTMTFAKAYTHLVHKKEIVVSSNDVIEETASKLREQRKNRVKALASAFETVISLQDSK, from the coding sequence ATGGCAACAAAGACAAGGGACATTGCCCCTATAGTAAAAGGCAAGAGGAGCCCTAGCACATCCAAGACAAGGTCTCTTGCACACACAAATGCCATTAATCTTATTGCTTCAAATAGGAAAAATACCTATCTCAAGTCCAAAGTTTCTTCTAGTCCTGAGAAAACTCAAGGCAAGAAACCAACACCATCAACTTATCCCAACATTCACCATAAACAAACCCTAGATTATAGAACATCGATCGATAAGCCTCCATCTAATTTTGATAATACTCAAGTCAAGAAGAATCCAACATTGTTGAATGATCCCAACATTGTCCACAATAAACCAAATGTAGCTCGAGGAAGTTTGTTCGATAATAGGCCTTCTCTACCTTCTAGTCTTGACAATGTTCAAGCCAAGAAGATAGCTTCATCATCTTCTAGCATTCATAATAAACAAAATCCAGCTCAAAGAAGATTATCGTTTGATAATAAGCCTCCTCAATCTCCTAGTCTTGATCATAATACTCAAGGCAAGAAGATAGCTAGTGATACCAACACTCACAACAAACAAAATCTAGCTCGAAGGAGATTGTCTTTCGATCATAGGCCTCCCCTATCGTCTTTTCATGATCATAGTCCTCAAAGCATGAAACTAGTCCCAAAAAGTGATCATAGCATTCATAGGAAACAAACTCCAACACGAAGAAGATTATCGATTGATCATAAGCCTCCCCTGTCTTCTCCCCTGCTAAAAAGCAGAACATCCTCTACTCCTAGGGAAAGAGTTCTCAAACCATCCATTCCATCTTCAAGTAAGAATTCCACTTCTCATAAACCCCTTTTGAATAAATTTCCCAAAACACCACATACTAGTAGTAAGAATGTTACTGGAAAACAACTTAGTGTTGGCCTCTATGCTAAGGCATTGACCATGAACAATACTATCACCAAGAACCAAGATAGTCCTTTTGGTTTAACATCAAATATCATAGCGAATATCGTTCTTCATGAGGGCAAAGAGTTAGAGCAAGAGGAAGACCAAGAACTAGTGATTGAAGATAATGGAGAGCTAAGTGAAACTGTAAACATTGATGAATACCTCAAGGCTGCAGAATCATCCTCATTATATGTTGTGGAAAATCAAGAAGTCATCAAGAATATGGAAGTAGCAAAAGAAGAACAACTATTGGTTGACGAAACAAGCATCATCGAAAACCATAAAGAactagaagaaatcaagaatctTGAGCCTAGTAATCATGATCTTGAAGAGATCGAAAAACAAGAAAACGAGaatcaagaagagaaagagaaagatcAAGAAAATGAAACACCATTGGATGATTGTGAACAAAAGAAAGATGAGGGAAAAGAATTGGATTTGAAGATTGATCAAGAAGAAAGTGAAGgaagaaacaacaaagaaaaggaagaaaacaacaacaaagtTAGCACAACTACAATGACATTTGCAAAGGCTTATACACATTTGGTGCATAAGAAGGAAATTGTAGTATCATCTAATGATGTTATTGAAGAAACAGCAAGTAAACTTAGAGAGCAAAGGAAGAATAGGGTGAAAGCATTGGCTAGTGCTTTTGAAACTGTCATCTCTTTGCAAGATTCCAAGTGA